A genome region from Cyprinus carpio isolate SPL01 chromosome B23, ASM1834038v1, whole genome shotgun sequence includes the following:
- the LOC109079985 gene encoding uncharacterized protein LOC109079985: protein MTGRSWTPEAEETLIELWQESACLYDISSADYHNREEKDKRWREVADALQMPMEAVATRVASLRTQYARLRKPKASGGEKKPLTMRQRWLLRALEFLKPHIVHRRHETTLGLPSSDKAEETLDESDEMSQETDKEVDSFDSISVCLSPMPGTPDTGIPEETASYSLSPRSTSGKRARSSESDIELQKLEVLKQMSAKVLEHPSPDAAAVFSSQVAMEYRLLRDPSVQMRVRRQIMALLYEAQDSERLSRHSKRHEQKQLKTEDQH, encoded by the exons ATGACTGGCAGATCGTGGACCCCCGAGGCGGAGGAGACTCTGATCGAGCTCTGGCAGGAGTCCGCATGTCTGTACGACATCTCCTCCGCAGACTACCACAACCGAGAGGAGAAGGACAAGCGCTGGAGGGAGGTCGCCGACGCGCTGCAGATGCCCA TGGAGGCGGTGGCGACCAGGGTGGCGTCTCTGAGGACTCAGTACGCCAGACTGAGGAAACCTAAAGCCAGCGGGGGCGAGAAGAAGCCCCTCACGATGAGGCAGCGCTGGCTCCTGAGGGCCCTTGAGTTCCTGAAGCCGCACATCGTTCATCGGCGACACGAGACCACT CTGGGTTTGCCGTCCTCAGATAAAGCAGAGGAGACTCTGGACGAGTCGGATGAAATGTCGCAGGAGACGGATAAAGAGGTGGACAGCTTCGACTCCATCAGCGTGTGTCTCTCCCCGATGCCCGGCACTCCAGACACCGGCATCCCCGAGGAAACCGCCTCGTACTCGCTGTCCCCCCGGAGCACATCCGGCAAGCGCGCACGCTCCTCCGAATCCGACATCGAGCTGCAGAAGCTGGAGGTGTTGAAGCAGATGTCCGCTAAAGTCCTGGAGCACCCGTCTCCGGACGCCGCCGCCGTCTTCTCCAGCCAGGTGGCCATGGAGTACCGTCTGCTGAGAGACCCCAGCGTCCAGATGCGCGTGCGCCGCCAGATCATGGCTCTCCTCTACGAAGCGCAGGATTCAGAGAGACTTTCCCGACACTCCAAGAGACACGAACAGAAACAGCTCAAAACAGAGGATCAACACTAA